In Oncorhynchus mykiss isolate Arlee chromosome 19, USDA_OmykA_1.1, whole genome shotgun sequence, the sequence GACTTTACACTCAAAATAAAATCAGATAAAATAGCATGTATGATGTTTGCACTCAGCCTACATTTCCCATGACTAGGAAGGCTGTCTGTGCGTGCGGACTCTTTGCACAGCTCCTGCTCGTCCGATTTCACAGATCTGTAAACACTCGGGATGGGACCAACACGTGCTATGTGTTCTGTATATATAGGTTTTGGGGTGATGATGCTGCGAACGTGTGCAACTACTGAACAATATGTTGCTTATGCATTTAACCTTGGTTTTATTTTGGCTTAAAGGAGACGCAACAAAGTGGTAACGCGACATGGCCCGTGCAAATAGTTAGGTTTACTATAGCTTTAAGAATGCAAAATCGTGTCTGGTTCTTTAAAAATGGATATTGGTTTATTATTATAGTAAGAATTAAGaaagttttttatttattattattgatCAATAAATGAATGCTTATAATTTGTCGACAAGGCCCGAATTCTGTGAATTATGTCACAGTCGGATTACGGCCTTTAGctagcaatccaagcgtttgatCGATGTATCAAATGTAATCATTTTTGTTCCTGTCAGTACAGTATCAGAAAAAGTCATAAATACGATCCGGGCAAAAGGGTAGGAACCAGGAACACGCGGTGATGGAGCCGCAAATCGGCGATAACAATAAAAGGGAAGAGCCTGAAGACGACAAGGCCACGGTCCAATCCCCGACCTCGAGTGCAGCGGTCACCCCGCGCAGGACTTCGAGAGGCCGCGGAGTGGGCCGGAAGAAGGGTGTTTCTCCTTCGCCGTGTACGAATGGAGCAACACCAGGCACTCCGAGTTCTGGACGAGTGTTACGAGACCGGTCTACACGAACGGTACCAGCTTGGTTGCAGAGCGAGAAGAGTGAGGATGCAGAAGAATCGTGCCCCGACAAAGCCGTAAACCGCCGGAGGAAGGCTGCTTGTCCACGACCCAGGAAAAATGCCTCCTCCGCAGCTCCAACAGAGAGTACAGAAGAGGTCGGGAATGACGACAGTAGTCAAGCTCATGAGTACGTCCGTATACGCCTTTAGTACACCATACATTGCAATATAGCATTGTCCTCTGCAATACACGTAACATCTTTAAATGCCTGTGAAATTGTTAGTCAGCAAAGTTTGCTTATCAACATTTTAATGCCATAAAACCGGTTGAATGCATTGCTGCTAATTGTATTCTCTGAAATGTACGTATTCCAGCACAGTTCCTTTTTATATAAGGGACGAGGAATAGGGAGGGGTAATACCTGGTTTTAATGTCTAATGTACTTTACCTGTTCTCTCCTCATTCCTGGTGCGAGCGGTTTTTGTCAAATTGTGACCTGTATGTAGCAGTCTTGAACGACATCAACTCATGATGATGTCACATTGCACATAGCTAGATTAACAGAGTTTGCCGAGAAGTTCACTATTTTGATAACTATCTTTCTCTGCAGCTCAGGGGACCCAAAGAAACCCACCGTTCAAGGTAGGTGACCACCCTCATACATTGCTTGATAAACTAGACAGACGTGTCTACAGTAACAAACGAATAAGACTTGTTGCAGTGTTCTAATTCAAGGTGTGTATGATGGCACTCACTTTGCCCCTTCCAGCCCCCTCTTACTCACAGAATGCTCAGGCGCGTGCCAAGGCCCCTTCTGCCCGGGGTGCCAGGGGGTCTGCCAAACCTGTGTGCAAGAGTGAGCCTGGCACCGACACCCCAACCGGTAGGCACACCAACCAGCTAAATTGCATTTGGGATTAATCTGGGTGGGGCTAACAAGGTCTTGGGTTGCATGGACACCTGGGGTTCGATTTCTGGTCGGTTACCTCTATTCTGTCGGGGTTGGGCCGTTCCCGAGACAGAGAGGAATGTGGGATCCTGAAAAGCCCAATTAAATTGTAATTGTTGTATTGGCATTGTGATTTCTTTTTCCAGTGGAGTTGGAGGCAAAGGTAGTCGAAAAGAAGACAGTTGGGATGTGAGTATACACACACATTcttactcagtgtgtgtgtgtgagaagggcttgggtctgtctctctgtgctacCGTAGTAACACTGTCTCCTCTCGCCTCAGTGAGAAAAAAGAGGAGAATGAGGAAGACGTTCTCTTGGGAGGAGAAGATGAGCCTCCTTTCCAAGATGACCCGAAAGACCTCAGCTTCCAGCCACGGTCACAGAGGTAATGTTGGCGAGACAGCAGTGTGTGTTGATCAGAATAGGCAATAAGCAATGGTCCACAAATGTTTAGCTAGTGGAGGTGTGGTaggatcattgtgtgtgtgtgtgtgtgtgtgtataaggctATGAGTTTGAGCACTGTGGTTGTTGCAGTGGGGAGGAGGTAATCAGCAGTGATGATGACATTCCCTTCAGAGATGACCTCAACGACCAGAGCTACAACCCAGAGGCTGAGACTACTAGGTGTGTTTGTATATTTGTCTGTTGTAATGCATTccatttgtgagtgtgtgtatgtcagcTTCAATTAATTATTCCCTTTTTGTGAATAgggatgtgtgtgcgtgcatataaATGTTTGTTTTACCCATGTGACCTGTCTGTTGACCTTCCAAATGGATCCGCCGTCTCTCAGGGATGTCCCCAAACCGCGGCGCAAACCCCCtccgagacagaaagagaaggagccAGGAATCAAGATAGAGGGCACAGATGTGAAGCTGGAGAATGAGTTCGGAGAGGGGGATGTGCCCAGAAAGTAAGCTCCCCCCCCCAACCTTCTCCCAAAGTGTGTACTTTCACTCTCCCCATCATGTATTTAAAAGCTTTGGAAGTGGCTGGCGTTTCCACCATTGTTAAATCCATAACGGGGAGAGTGCAATTTCAGACTTTTTAAAGGAAGGACTACTTGCTTAAATAGAGTTCTCCAACTTCTTTTATTCTCTCCATTTCCCTCAGAAGAGGCAGGCGAAGGAAAGATGATAAAAGTCCCCGGCTCCCGAAAAGAAGGTAAAGTTGACATTGCTGTTCAACTGCAACAAtacgctatatatatatatatataaaaaatgtttaGTCAACTAACAAAACGTTAGTGAAATCATATTTCTAAAAGCCAAACCCTCACCTCTGACATACATGATGATTGACAGTTCTGTCATGTCCCGCCCCCACAGAAAGAAGCCCCCGGTGCAGTACGTGCGTTGTGAGATGGAGGGGTGTGGCACAGTCCTGGCTCACCCTCGCTACCTGCAGGTCTGCCATAGCAACTCTAGTGGTCGCCATGGCGACGATTAAGCACCCAAGCTATTCTAAGATTGCGTTGTGCACGTACAGGGTTGGGGTCGATTTTAAATTCAGAATTTTTTCAATGCATGCAATTGAATTTCAATTTCACTTCCTGAATTGGGTgtggaaatggaattgaccccaacactGGTGAATAGTATTTAGCTTCCCCCCCCCAtcatccttcatctctctctctctttttcctgtaATTCCTAGCACCATATTAAGTACCAGCACCTGTTGAAGAAGAAGTTTGTATGTCCTCACCCATCCTGTGGAAGACTCTTCAGGCTGCAGAAACAGCTACTTCGCCATGCCAAGCACCACACAGgtaaacaaacacagagagatcCACATACACCCACACTGAATACTATGTCTCACTATCCTCACTTAACATTTACACACAGgtacattatatatatacacacacacacaatcgcaCATAACCAGCGCTTGACCTGTCATTGTTTTCTGTGTTGAGCTACTGCTAACtcactctgttccctctctcagACCAGAGGGACTACATCTGCGAGTTCTGCGCCCGCGCCTTCAAGAGCTCCCACAATCTGGCCGTGCACCGCATGATCCACACCGGAGAAAAACCACTGCAGTGAGTTTCCATCTCCAACCTCATTTACTTGGTTGTTCATTAATTCCatttatttacagttgaagtttacattcaccttaaccaaatacatttaaacaaagtttttcacaattcctgacatttaatcctagtaaaaattccctgtcttaggtcagttaggatcagcattttattttaagaatgtgaaatggagaataatagtagagtgatttcagcttttatttctttcatcacattcccagtgggtcagacgtttacatgctaccaaatactaattgagtgtattgcctttaagttgtttaacttgggtcaaacgtttctggtagcttcccacaataagttggttgaattccggcccattcctcctgacagagccggtgtaactgagtcaggtttgtaaggcctccttgctacacatgcttttttttatttgctcacaaattttctataggattaaggacagggctttgtgatggacactaccataccttgactttgttgtccttaagccattttgccacaactttggaagtatgcttgaggtcattgtccatttggaagacccattttcaaccaagctttaacttcctggctgatgtcttgagatgttgcttcagtatatacacatcattttcctcctcatgatgccatctattttgtgaagtgcaccagtccctcctgtagcaaagcacccccacaacatgaggctgccacccccgttcttcacggttgggatggtgatctttggcttgcaagcctccctgttttcctccaaacataacgatggtcattatggtcaaacagttctattttagtttcatcagaccagaggacacttttctggcattttccaagctgtttagaggcacagtctacttagtgtatgtaaacttctgacccattggaattgtgattaaGTTGAGTAATCggtcagtaaacaattgttgtaaaaattacttgtcatgcacaaagtagatgtgctaactgacttgccaaaactatagtttgtgaagaCATTTGTAAagtggttgaaacacttaggttggagtcattaaaactagtttatgtaaacttccgacttcacctgtaAATGCCGCACCTGTCTGCACCTGCACCTCACCTGACCCCCTGAATGTaccctcctccttttctctcttacattctacttccctctccctctctctccctcacttcctGTAGATGTGAGATCTGCGGCTTCACCTGTCGCCAGAAGGCCTCCCTCAACTGGCACATGAAGAAGCACGACGCTGATGCCACCTACCAGTTCTCCTGCTCCATCTGTAACAAGAAGTTTGAGAAGAAGGACAGTGTGGTGGCCCACAAGGCCAAGAGCCACCCAGAGGTGCTCATCGCCGAGGCCCTGGCGGCCAACGCCGGGGCCCTCATCACTACCCCCGCCTCCCTGCTGGAGGCCTCTGGAATGGGTTCTGTCGGGAACCAGGGGGAGCTGGTACGACTGGAGCCCGCCCAGCAGATGACTCAAGTGGGGCAACAGGTGGCTCCGCTGGGGCAGGTGACCCAAGTGGGCGAACAAGTGACCCACATGGGGCAACAGGTAGCTCAGATGGGTCAGGTCAGCCACCAGGTGGTAGTAGTGAGTCAGGACCAGGGCCTCCATGCCATGCAAATGCCCCTAACCATCGCCCTGTCTCCCATCGACCCCCCGTCGCCCTCCGACACCCAGCAGCAACCCCACCACACCCTCCAGCTCCAGATGCCCCTTCATTTTGTTCAGCAGCAGTcgcagcagcagcaggcccagATCCAGCAACTGGCCCTTCATTCCAGCTCGGTGGTAACCCAACAGCATCAGCCCCACCAGCTCCAGCAAATGACCCTGCAGTCTTATCAGCAGAATCAGCAGCCGCAGATTCTCCACATGACCTTCCAGAACGTCGACGGGTCACAGACCCATCTCCAGCAGATCCCCCTGTTGGCCACCCCCCAGCAACTCCAAACCCTCCAGAGTAGCTCCCATATTTCTACTGCCAACCTCCCTCTCATGGCCCAGGTCCAACCACAACCTCAGGACATTCAGCTTCAGGACCCAACCACTGTGGGTTGTAGCGAAAGCTACACTCTGGACGATTCTGTTccttctgcctcctctccttcccctaacACCCTTCAACAGTGTGAGActgtaggggagggagaggtagttTGGGAAGGGggcggagagggagacggagtagAAGAGGGGGATGTCTTGACTGATGCCACAGAAGTACACATGCAACATGTACTTATCTAGACTAGTCTGCGTGGGTGGGGGGGAGACTAGTCTGGAAATTCCAACTGAATTCAGCTCTGTTTCACTGTACTATCACTAATTAGGAAAGTGAAATAACATGATTCAGTCTGGATTGAGGTTAGGGGAAACTGCGAACGATGTGGAAAGACAGTATTTAAGGGAGAGGTCTAGCTATGTCCCTCCTAATGTATTGTGGCATCATTTGAAATATATAGGATCACAGAAATATGTATTTATAGTCACTTTTGGTAGCTTTTTAGATCTACCCGCATCAGGGCAGTTGTGTGTGAGTTGTTGCCTTTGTACATAAAGTGATGTAGCCATCTATACCCATCAACTGgccttctgtgtttgtgtgttagatTAGTGTTTTCATCaggggctggtgggaggagctataggaggatgggcttattcaaatcaaatgtatttatatagcccttcttacatcagctgatatctcaaagtgctgtacagaaacccagcctaaaacagcaagcaatgcagatgtagaagcacggtggctaggaaaaactccctagaaaaggccaaaacttaggaagaaaccaggctatgaggggtggccagtcctcttctgcctgggctgggtggagattataacagaacatggccaagatgttcaaatgttcataaatgaccagcatggtctaataataatcacagtagttgtcgagggtgcaacaggtcagcacctcaggagtaaatgtcagttgccttttcatagccgatcattcagagtatctctacctaaAAAAAATTAGTAAGGGCATAAATCAGAGAACATGTttttgctgtctctagagagttgaaaacaacaggtctgggacaggtagcacgtccggtgaacaggtcagggttccatagccacaggcagaacagttgaaactggagcagcagcacagccaggtggactggggacagcaaggagtcatgccaggtagtcctgaggcatggtcctaggactcaggtcctcctccgaaagaaagagaattagagagagcatacttaaattcacacaggacgtcattgtaatggctggaatggaattgagTCAAACACGTTGTTCCCGTGTGTTTGACTCTTCCAATatgccattacaatgagcccctcCTCCCACCATCCTCCTCTGGTTCTCATGATACCAGGATCACCATACTAGTCCTGAATTTTCCATGGCAAACAAAGAAAACAGGAACAAAACAGCCGTTCAGATCTGTGTTAGCCAACACCCTTATAGCGGTGTTGGAACTGCGTTATAGCTGTCCAATCCACAAGCGGCAAACGGCATTATACAAAGAGTTGACACTGGCTGCACAGAGTCACATTGAAAGAAATCTCcgtgcagccttgtttacaagttcgaACACTGGAACGTGAgatctagcccgaaccatgatcAGGTTGATAGAAATTCTCAAATTTGTTGAATGATTTTCAATCGGAGTCTCATTGTTTCTATATACCCTCTACACTTTCTCAGTCTGAACATCTAATGCAAGTGGGACGGGTGTGTCTTCGTGACAATGACCCCGCGAGCAGCTGCTCACTGACTCGACAGCATTAACGCAGTTACACCACCGAAACACCAGCTGAGCGGGTGTCGGCTATCACTTGATCTGATCGAATCAAGCCTGTAGATCAGGCATGAGATGTTTATGGCGATGTTACAGAGGTCCCTGAAATCACAAATTCAAAGTAAATGCTGCATaagtcggctcaatcggaaatcaCTTTCGGGAACTTCCACGGTCCACTCTAGATTGAATCCTGGCTTTATTTATCCACAGTAATCCAACTAAAAACATCAAATTTTTCAGACATAGATCCTTCTACATATTACATTATCTTACAAAtggtcaatataaaaggtaaattATTAAGTTGATATGTTGTAGTATGACAGCTATACCCAGCTTCTGAGCAGCACAACATGTAGAGAGAGGAATGTTCATGTGTTTGCCCTCTTGTGGCCACATTGTGTATGGCATGTATAAGATTTCAGGAAGGCCTGCCTCCTTGCTTCAGCAAGGATTTGGGTCAAGTACATCGTAAGTCATTTGAATCTCAGTTTCGTGTCCGGCGTCTACCAGTGGTCCACAAATAACTCACCCTGTGGGACCCCGAGATAAGGTTTAAAGGACACTAAAAGCTACATCTTCTCATAGGACAGTTCGTGTCCACAGGTGTTACAGACCTTCTTGTAGAGATCCTCTTCATCCACTAGTTCCTCAGGGCCGTGCTGGTGAGCACTGGTGTCCTTTGTCCACACGCTGCTCCTCACTGCACGACACAGCTCTGTTCACAACAGAGTAAATAACAATCCAATCCATTTTATATGTACAGTAAGCTGAATAGACACAAGTGATACTTGGCAAGCTTAGTGAGCAGGTGCTTTTAAATCAGTAAAGAAACAAAAACTGCATCACCCGCTTCCCACAATCCACTGGAGCTGGTAGGTTTTATCTCTATTAGGTGACTTATGAGTGTCCGTGTGTCCGAGTGAGGATCAGAAGAGTCgttctgtaaagcctattgtctGTCCCAATCCCAGTATTTAACTCGTGTTTATTAAAGAAAAttcaccaaaaaaagtgttactgacctttgacctttttgcTGAAGCGCTTCTGCACCTCCCTGTTCTCTCCGGACTCCTTAGCCTCCTCGGAGCATCACTCCTCGTAAGGAGCGTTTCTGCTCTCTAGCCAACTGCTTGTGGAATTGTCAGATCAAAAAGACATGGCGCCCAGGCTAACTCAACACTGTCTACACTACTAGTACATTTACATGtgatattttagtcatttagcagatgcttgtATGAAGAGCAACTTTACAATCAATGCAGAGAATGCTGGGAGTCAGTCAGCCAAGGTGCCttagtaaaataaaaacattattgattattgttgttactgATTGTCCTGTTTCTTGTGACAACCTTGATCATTTTTGGATGTTATCGATGTTGAGGGTTCATCCCAAAAAAGCAGGAGCTAAGTGTGTGTGCTTACATTGTGACTGATGCCGGAGTGTGTTGCAACTGATCCAAAAAAGTAACCCTGTGCTGCCTCTTCTTTCAATCTTTCTCTAATCAAAGCAAAACCGTTTAAAATCCACTTTAAAATCAATAATTCTACATTTTCCTAAACCCGATCCATAACTTTATTCGTATCTCCAGTTCCTATTCCCATTCATCATTAAGTGGTCACAAACACAAGTTACAAACATTTAAAGCATTTATTTAACAATGATAAATTGTAGCTTATATTTCCAATGGACAGTTTCTTACAGAAAGGAATACGTTTTCAATGAAACTACAAAAAACGTTTCATGTAGAAACTACCAATCTGAAGTATATGTACTGGACTGAACAGAAGTTTAGAAGTGTGCTATAGGTATCCTATGAATGCTCTCTGGCTGTGGTCTGATTATCTTCTCTTCTAACAGAAGGTTGCACTTGCGCACTCCATTACAGTGAAGTAATCATGGGTAGGGAGAAGTTTAAACCCTATTTTACACCAGTCCATTCCTTTTACATCCATGAGGGGGAGTAAATGAGTGCAGAATAAGGGTACAGAAATTGGAACACATTCCCATTTTATCTGTCACACACTAAAACGatgtgaggacacacacacacacacacacacacacactattgctgcTGACAGTATCCCTTTGCAAGTCACTCAGTTCAATTTGacctgttctctcttcctctgcattGCATAATTCTTCATTGACCTTTTAGGAGGCACTAGGGTGTTACTCAGCCCTACTCTCCTCTTCCTAGACTGCTGACCCTCCTCTTCAGGGTCTCCTCCCTGGTTTTGGTGAAAGTTCTGGCGACCCGTGTATGAAAATCCCCCCCCGTTGGGGTCAGCTTGGTCCGATCCAGGATCGTCACCCGCAGGGGGGTCATAGTCATTGGGAATGATGGAGCTTTGGAGGTCGCTGTCATGGGCAAACTTGCATTTGATCCCGAACCTGCAGCGTCCGTCCTTCCTGTACGCCACGCACATCCTCTTGCCTCCTATCTGGGAGGGCCGGGCCAGCAGAGTGAGAGGGACGTGCTTCTGCAAGACATTGAGCTTCTGGTCGGCTTGCGCCTTGAAGGGGTTGGCGAATACGCCACTCTTGGACGAGGCCccgaggggtggaggggggagttTGTGGGAGAGGGAACTAGGGGGtgcggggaggagaggggtccGGGACTCAGAGGGGGGTGCCATACAGGCAGGAGGAGGGCGTTTAGGTTTTAGTTGAGATACGGTGTCCCCCTCTTCCTCTGGGTCGAAGTCACAGTCTGACTCACTGGAGGCTGACCCGGACTCTAGGAGGAAATTGCGGCCCTTCTTCTGGGTCTCTCCATCCACCTTGCTCTCAGTCCTTCAAATAAACAACATGTATAAATGAGCTGGTATACTAGCTGTTGTGTAAAGATCTTAGCCGAGAATTAACAAAGGATTCAAATATTTTAGCGGTTAACTGTATGGATAGAAGGCAACCCTGTGCTGCCCTCTTCATTGACCTGTCAAAGGCTTTCCATATTTGCGATCACTCACTGCTAATCCAGAGGCTTTCCTCAAAATGGTCTAGACCAGGCTGCATGTAACTGGTTTAAAAATAACTCGTCATGTGGATCTACTTAACGGTGTTAAATCAGGTTTCCCGGATATTAAAGAAGGTGTCCCGCAGTTGTCGATTTTGGGTCCTGTACTTTTTACTGTTTACATTCAATTACAACCTGCACTTAATATGCCGATGATGTTGTGGTGTTGGGTATGCTACTGCCCAAGGTTGAGCAGGCTCTGTCTGAACTACAGTCTGCCTTCATTGTACTACAGAAAAACGTGATTGACCTGAAATGAGTAATGAATGCAGGTAAAACTAAACTTCTCTAGAGCGCATAAAAATAACTCTGATGATCAAAGCATATGTACTTTGGTCGGTGCCCATATCGCTCGTGTCCCGGCTTACAAATATCTAGGCGCCTGGATAGATGAGAAGCTGTCTTTCAAAAAGCATATCGACAAATTAGTTCAGAAGCGGAGAACAAAAACGGGATTCTTCTATAGAAATAGATGCTGTTCCTATCGGTCCTAGACTATTGGCGACGTCATCTATAGGAACacagctgccacttcattaaagccgttagatgcagtttatcatagcGCACTGCGCTTTATTACGGCCCGACAATTTTAGGACTCaacactgcattctctaccagaaagttggctggccctcgtttgatgtcacgtaggttgatacattgctatgttttcatttataaaAGCTCTTTTACAAAAAAGTCCCACTGTACCTAACCTCTTTACTAAACTTCAGATATACGAGTGACCACACCTGGTCTCAGGGATGGTTAACCCAGGAAATTTCTTTGGTCTCTACGGAGTTAGGTGAATTAGCTTTTAGTTATCTTCTAAAATGttcttaaaataaatgttttggtgcctcgaaggcaattcagaaagctgattgaggaccttattactgatgaatgcgTTTGTTTTTTATGACCATGTCTTTATTTCTGCTTGCATTTTGTGTATATgttttgatgtgtgtattttctgtaatttatGTAATTCGGAGAGATCTTGGTCTCaatatgactccctgataaaataaaaggttaaattaaataaaactgACTGATACTAGCTCATAGAACAAAtcgtataagatctcctaaacctGAGTTAACcttattttctgcatttatccacaaaccctattct encodes:
- the LOC110497534 gene encoding E3 ubiquitin-protein ligase ZFP91; amino-acid sequence: MEPQIGDNNKREEPEDDKATVQSPTSSAAVTPRRTSRGRGVGRKKGVSPSPCTNGATPGTPSSGRVLRDRSTRTVPAWLQSEKSEDAEESCPDKAVNRRRKAACPRPRKNASSAAPTESTEEVGNDDSSQAHDSGDPKKPTVQAPSYSQNAQARAKAPSARGARGSAKPVCKSEPGTDTPTVELEAKVVEKKTVGIEKKEENEEDVLLGGEDEPPFQDDPKDLSFQPRSQSGEEVISSDDDIPFRDDLNDQSYNPEAETTRDVPKPRRKPPPRQKEKEPGIKIEGTDVKLENEFGEGDVPRKRGRRRKDDKSPRLPKRRKKPPVQYVRCEMEGCGTVLAHPRYLQHHIKYQHLLKKKFVCPHPSCGRLFRLQKQLLRHAKHHTDQRDYICEFCARAFKSSHNLAVHRMIHTGEKPLQCEICGFTCRQKASLNWHMKKHDADATYQFSCSICNKKFEKKDSVVAHKAKSHPEVLIAEALAANAGALITTPASLLEASGMGSVGNQGELVRLEPAQQMTQVGQQVAPLGQVTQVGEQVTHMGQQVAQMGQVSHQVVVVSQDQGLHAMQMPLTIALSPIDPPSPSDTQQQPHHTLQLQMPLHFVQQQSQQQQAQIQQLALHSSSVVTQQHQPHQLQQMTLQSYQQNQQPQILHMTFQNVDGSQTHLQQIPLLATPQQLQTLQSSSHISTANLPLMAQVQPQPQDIQLQDPTTVGCSESYTLDDSVPSASSPSPNTLQQCETVGEGEVVWEGGGEGDGVEEGDVLTDATEVHMQHVLI
- the LOC110497533 gene encoding uncharacterized protein LOC110497533 — its product is MNSLVGYGVSSDSDSDGDIGNDKKTESKVDGETQKKGRNFLLESGSASSESDCDFDPEEEGDTVSQLKPKRPPPACMAPPSESRTPLLPAPPSSLSHKLPPPPLGASSKSGVFANPFKAQADQKLNVLQKHVPLTLLARPSQIGGKRMCVAYRKDGRCRFGIKCKFAHDSDLQSSIIPNDYDPPAGDDPGSDQADPNGGGFSYTGRQNFHQNQGGDPEEEGQQSRKRRVGLSNTLVPPKRSMKNYAMQRKREQVKLN